The DNA region GAACACGGCGTACTCCAGGTGATCGCGGCCTCCACCGAACAAACCCGGCTGCTGGAACTGGTCGAGCTGCAACGCGCCGAAGGACCATGCCAAGACGCCTTCGCCACTCGCGCCGCCGTCCAAGGCAGCGGCGAGGCCGCCCGTGCACGCTGGCCGCACTTTGCGCGCGCCGTGTTCGCTGCCGGATTCCACACGATGGCCGCCGTGCCCCTGACACTGGAAGACGAGACCATCGGCGCGCTCAACCTGTTCCACGTCACGGAAGCCCCGTTCACCGACGCTGACATGTTCATCGCCCGCGCGCTGGCCGACATCGCCGCGATCAGCCTCCTGCAGGAACGCGCCCTCCGCGATTCCCGCATCCTCAGCACCCAGCTCCAGCGCGCCCTCACCTCCCGGATCACCATCGAACAAGCCAAAGGCTTCCTCGTGCGCGAGGCCAACGTCTCCCTCGATGACGCCTTCCACCTCATCCGCAACTACTCCCGCCGCAACAACCGACGCCTCGTCGAAGTCGCCCGCGACATCGTGACCAAACAACTTCCGGCCACCGACCTCCCCCCCCCGCACGCCCCCCTCCGCAACTGAACCGCCCCGGGTTTCTTGGGGACTGTAAAACGTTCTGTGTAACTCCCGATCATGGAAGTGCATCTGATGACCGACATGATGTCCGGCGTGGAGAACGCTGAGGACTCGAAGCCAGAGATGGGTTTGGCTGGTCTGCACGACCAGCTCGTCGAGCAGTTGGTGAGCCGTGCCAAGGCCGGTGGGTTGAAGCTGACCGGCGAGGGCGGGGTATTGCAGCAGCTGACCAAGCGGTTGCTGGAGTCCGCGCTGGACGGCGAGATCGCCGATCACCTGGGCTCTGACAAGCACGACCCAGCTGGCCGCGGGACCGGCAATTCACGCAACGGCACCCGCTCCAAGACTGTCCTGACCGACGTCGGGCCTGTGCAGGTCGACGTGCCCCGTGACCGAGACGCCAGCTTCGAACCGAAGATCGTCGCGAAGCGGCAGAAACGCCTGACTGGTGTCGACGAGATGGTGATTTCTTTGGCTGCCATGGGATTGACCACCGGAGAGATCTCCGCGCATCAAGCCGAGGTTTAAGGTGTCGAGGTGTCGCGGCAGACCATCTCCACCATCACCGATAAGGTGGTCGAGGGCATGGTCGAGTGGCAGAACCGGCCGCTGGACCCGGGGCGGTTTCTACCGATCGTTGCGAATGATCTTGGCTATGAGTCGACGTTCCCATTGTTGCATGAGGTCGTGTGGGGTCTTGTCGTTGAGACACAATCGCGGCCGGTCGTTGAGTTCGCTGGCGATGTGATCGAGCTGGCCACGGGTCCACACGCTCAGGTCGGTGCCCTTGGGGCGGTACTGGCGGGGGAGGCCGTTGGTGTTTTCGTTGCTGCCGCGCTGCCAGGGTGCGTGCGGATCGCAAAAGTAGATCTTCAATCCGGTGCCGAGCTCGATCCTGTGATGGTGGAACGTTTCGTTGCCCTGGTCCCAGGTCAGTGTGCGGCACAACCCGGCTGGGAGGCGGGTAAACGTGCGGATCAGGGTGTCGCCGACCGTCTGGGCGCTGTGGTCCGTCGCGAGTGGACGCAGGATCGTGAACCGGGTTTTGCGTTCCACCAGCGTGATAATCGCGGACCGCTGCCCGGCCCCGACGAGGAGATCGCCTTCCCAGTGGCCGATCTGGCGTCGTGACTCGACCGAGGCGGGTCGTTGCCGGATCGAGCGCATCGCGGTCGGCTGTTTCAAGGCGCCATCTCGAGTTCGGCCCCGGCCGCGGCGATGCCGGTAGGTCCGCCGTGTCCGCAAGGTCGCTTGCGCAGCCGGGCGATCAGGCCACGGTAAATCGCATCGTAGAGCGTCTCGTGGCACACATGCGAACCTGGGCGACGCGGGTAACGGCGGCGCAGCCACCGGCTGATCTGAGCCGGAGACAAATGCTTGCTTAGCTTGCCGGCCACCGCCTCGCGCAACCCGGTGTTGACCGCACACGTGCGCGGTTTGGGGCGTCGGCGGCGCAGGTGAGCCTGATTGTGCGCATACCAGGGCTGATAACGACCGTCGGGCTTGCGGTTTCGGTTGATCTCCCGGTACACGGTTTGAGAGCTCTTGCCGATCCGGGCGGCGATCGCCTTGACCGCGTCGCCGCGATGAAGCCCGTCGGCGATCTCGATCCGGTCGTCCTGGCTCAGAAGCCGCGGGCTGATGGGCTTGTCCACGAAGTTCACCTGGCCAGCGTCGATGAACCACAACGACCCGCAGCTGAGCGACACGCCCACCCGCTCGGCGGCCGCCGAGCCCGACATCCCGGTCCTGATCAGCTGAAAATACCGGCGTTTGACCACCACCGGCCTCTTGTCCCACGCGTACCTCGGCATGCGAATCCCATCCTGTCGAGATTCGCAACGACCGATAGAACTCAAGCGGTCTATCCGGTGATCTTCATCGACGCGATCGTGCGCCACGAGGCGCCATGTAACCGAGTGGAGGTGAGAGACCTCCACCGTCTGGCCGTCGCAGCGGCTGGGCTGGAGCTGAGGGCAGCCTGATCCGGGGAACGCCGGGGAGGGTGGGAGCAGCCCTGACAACGCCGGGACGGCTTGGTACTGCCAGACGGGTCGGGTTCGGCAAGCGAGACGAGAGGGCATACGAGAGGAACCAGCGAAGACGTCCCGTAAGCGATGAACCGGCTCGAATCTGGTGGATGTGGGCCGGGATGCAGTGCACGGCCGCCGCGATAAACGGGGGCCGACTTCGTGCAGGGTCGATAGTGCTCTGCGCGGAGGCCATGGTGAAGGTCTGCGGCGTAGCCATGGCGATGCTGCCAGGACAGCAGCTGGTGCAGGACTCGTCGACCCGGACTCGGATGCGCCCAGGGTGCTCGGCGTCGACGACTTCGCGCTCCGCCGTGGCCACCACTACGGCACGATTCGGCTGCCTCGAGTTCAGCGAGAGTGAGGGTTCCTCGCCGTGAGCCCCAAGGGGCCAATCCACCGAGGACCGGTGCTCGATCCGTGGGTTCGGGGTCGCCGTAGTATCCGCCGAAAATCGGGCGGATATGCCTGAGCTGCGCGTTTGACCTGCAGGATGTGCCGGTGGTCGGTGGGTCACGGCGGGCCTGTTATCACGGGTATCCCGGCTATCGTTGAGGGCGCGGCTGGAACGCGTACCGCCGATCGCCGCCGTCATTGGGTGCCCCCGCCACCTGGCCCTAGCCTTGCCCCGTGAGCACGCAGTTCCTGCAAGGCCGCTTCGAAGTCGGCCAGCATCTCAGGTGTAGGATTGTGTAATCTTTTGGCGACCACGTAAGCGTGCGTGGCCGCGTCCGCGATCTGATCCTGTGCCCTGGCCATCTCGGTGTAGGTCGGGTATTTCCTGTCCCCGTGGGCCCGTACTTCCTTCACCACCAACGGCATGTCGTCGACCACGTCGAAATCGTCCAGCACAGTCATCCGATCGAAGCAATACTTCATCACGTCCCGGTGATCGTGCTGGTCGGTTAGTGTTGCCTCCCAATACAAGCGCGTCTTGTCGTCACTGTCTCGCAGCGTCTCCTCCGTGGTCGTGACGGACTGGGACTCCGCATGAGCGACACGGTCCGGCAGCCGCTCGGTGACCCTGGTTATCGCCAGGCGACAGATCTTCTCTGAGAACAGCCGCAGGAACTCCTGGGACTGGTCAGGCAGAGCTCGACGCAGTTTCTTGGGCTCGAGTCGGGTCAGCTCGGCTGCGTGGTACTTCACCGGATCCCAGCTGGTGGGGTATGTGAAGAGTGCTGCAGCATGAATGTACGCCGAGAACACGTGGGAGCGCACGGCCTGCACCGACAGCTCCGCCACCTCGACCAAGCTCATGGCACGGTCCATGATTTGGTCCGAGATGTGTTTCAGGGCACGCCAGCTCAGATACATGGCTGTGACCTCATCGGCGAATGCTAGCCCGTCACGGCGGTGGGCCAGTGTGTGCACGCCAAAAGCAGTGAATGTGTGCGCCTGCAGATACTGCCCGAACAGGTAACCCGTCTCTGCGGGGACGCCCACATTGAATTGGACCCAAGGCCCCCTATCAGACCCCAATGCCAAAGGTCCGATCCGGGCGGCACGACCCAACGCGGTCATTTCCCAGCCATCCTGCGGGCGCAGCACCTCCGCCAGCGCCGTGTTCGGCCCATCACCCCCAGCTCCGGGGACCTCGGCCATCGCCTGGCTCACCATCCGGTAGATAGCCCTGCCCTCTTCCAGCGAAATATCGCGCACCTCGCCGGGCAGGTGCGGCATGACCCACAGAACCAGTTCCGGGTACCCGAATGTCACCGGCTGTACCATGCTCGCGGAGGCGCCCTCCTCGGTGGTGTGGAGCCGCCCCTGGTCGTCCTTGAAGAAGGTATCCACGTCCAGTGTCACCTCCGCGCCCCGGCAGCGTGCCAGTACCGCCGTCCCGTGACGCTCCAGCACCTCCTCAAGCACCTCCTCGATGTCAATCGAGTCGTCATCGTCGAGGTCGGCCCCGAAGCGGTCGATGT from Amycolatopsis sp. EV170708-02-1 includes:
- a CDS encoding GAF and ANTAR domain-containing protein; translated protein: MNSAPGSPKPTAEADLGREALLARALVELANTLIHQFDVVEFLHRLTTHAVLLTPAETAGVALVDEHGVLQVIAASTEQTRLLELVELQRAEGPCQDAFATRAAVQGSGEAARARWPHFARAVFAAGFHTMAAVPLTLEDETIGALNLFHVTEAPFTDADMFIARALADIAAISLLQERALRDSRILSTQLQRALTSRITIEQAKGFLVREANVSLDDAFHLIRNYSRRNNRRLVEVARDIVTKQLPATDLPPPHAPLRN
- a CDS encoding IS30 family transposase, with the protein product MRTRRTYRHRRGRGRTRDGALKQPTAMRSIRQRPASVESRRQIGHWEGDLLVGAGQRSAIITLVERKTRFTILRPLATDHSAQTVGDTLIRTFTRLPAGLCRTLTWDQGNETFHHHRIELGTGLKIYFCDPHAPWQRGSNENTNGLPRQYRPKGTDLSVWTRGQLDHIASELNDRPRLCLNDKTPHDLMQQWERRLIAKIIRNDR
- a CDS encoding helix-turn-helix domain-containing protein produces the protein MAHDRVDEDHRIDRLSSIGRCESRQDGIRMPRYAWDKRPVVVKRRYFQLIRTGMSGSAAAERVGVSLSCGSLWFIDAGQVNFVDKPISPRLLSQDDRIEIADGLHRGDAVKAIAARIGKSSQTVYREINRNRKPDGRYQPWYAHNQAHLRRRRPKPRTCAVNTGLREAVAGKLSKHLSPAQISRWLRRRYPRRPGSHVCHETLYDAIYRGLIARLRKRPCGHGGPTGIAAAGAELEMAP